One Sulfuriferula thiophila DNA segment encodes these proteins:
- a CDS encoding IS256 family transposase — protein sequence MDLTQIKALTAELSKHVKTEQDLSTVMQQLLKTAIETTLSAELSEHLGYDKHQPKPTGNARNGYSPKTLKSQYGEVEIATPRDREGSFEPQLVKKQQTRLTQMDDQILSLYAKGMTTREIADTFKEMYDADVSPVLISKVTDAVKERVIEWQSRPLDAIYPIVYLDCIVTKVRQDNSVINKAIFLALGINLEGHKELLGMWIAENEGAKFWLGVLTELQNRGVQDILIACVDGLKGFPDAINSVFPQTQIPLCIVHMVRNSLKYVSWKDYKAVTTDLKTVYQASTEELGLQALDKFAEQWDEQYPQISKSWRSHWHNLNTFFAYPNDIRKAIYTTNAIESLNSVIRHAIKKRKVFPTDDSVRKVIYLAIQAAAKKWTMPIQNWRHAMTRFMIAFEDRLKGHI from the coding sequence ATGGATTTAACGCAAATAAAAGCCTTAACGGCAGAATTGTCCAAGCACGTCAAAACCGAGCAAGACCTGAGCACGGTGATGCAACAGCTGCTCAAGACAGCCATAGAAACGACTTTAAGTGCCGAATTAAGCGAGCATCTAGGTTATGACAAACACCAACCCAAGCCCACAGGCAATGCGCGTAATGGTTACTCCCCCAAGACCTTAAAAAGCCAATATGGCGAAGTCGAGATTGCTACCCCGCGTGATCGTGAAGGTAGCTTTGAACCTCAGCTTGTCAAGAAGCAACAAACCCGCCTCACCCAGATGGATGATCAGATACTCAGCCTCTACGCCAAAGGCATGACCACACGGGAAATTGCTGACACCTTCAAGGAAATGTACGACGCTGATGTTTCACCTGTCCTCATTTCCAAGGTCACTGATGCGGTCAAGGAGCGGGTTATTGAGTGGCAGAGCCGCCCGCTGGATGCAATCTACCCCATCGTCTATCTGGACTGCATCGTCACCAAGGTACGCCAGGATAACAGTGTCATCAACAAAGCCATCTTTCTGGCGCTAGGCATCAATCTGGAAGGGCACAAGGAATTATTGGGTATGTGGATCGCTGAGAATGAAGGTGCCAAGTTCTGGCTAGGCGTGCTGACCGAATTGCAGAACCGTGGCGTGCAGGACATCCTGATCGCCTGCGTAGATGGCTTAAAAGGCTTTCCAGATGCCATCAATAGCGTATTTCCACAAACGCAGATCCCGCTCTGCATTGTGCATATGGTACGTAACTCACTCAAGTATGTTTCATGGAAAGATTACAAGGCGGTCACCACAGACTTGAAGACGGTTTACCAGGCCAGCACCGAAGAACTTGGGCTGCAAGCACTGGATAAATTTGCCGAACAATGGGATGAGCAGTACCCGCAAATCAGCAAATCATGGCGTAGCCACTGGCACAACCTCAACACTTTCTTTGCCTATCCGAATGACATACGCAAGGCAATTTATACCACCAATGCCATTGAGTCACTCAACAGCGTGATTCGCCATGCCATTAAAAAGCGTAAGGTATTCCCCACTGATGACTCGGTGCGGAAAGTGATTTATTTAGCCATCCAGGCTGCCGCTAAAAAATGGACCATGCCCATACAAAATTGGCGTCATGCCATGACTCGGTTTATGATTGCTTTTGAAGACCGCCTGAAAGGGCATATTTAA
- a CDS encoding DUF2173 family protein: protein MPTLDQLMSIAGVQGAIEFTDKGELGDMRGTLERSFAETAAQMCAANMAIYRMQATGWFKQTGQQGFLPERGFAFMGLDHVMMSVANKAVIGQSIDFDYDQAFRLFNAHVEG from the coding sequence ATGCCAACACTAGATCAACTCATGTCTATAGCCGGAGTACAAGGAGCCATTGAGTTCACTGATAAGGGTGAGCTGGGCGACATGCGTGGGACGCTGGAACGCAGTTTTGCCGAGACTGCCGCTCAAATGTGCGCCGCGAACATGGCGATTTACAGGATGCAGGCTACTGGTTGGTTCAAGCAAACAGGCCAGCAAGGCTTTTTGCCCGAGCGAGGTTTTGCCTTTATGGGTCTGGATCACGTAATGATGAGTGTGGCCAATAAAGCAGTTATCGGACAAAGCATCGATTTTGATTACGATCAGGCTTTCCGTCTCTTCAACGCCCATGTAGAGGGCTAA
- a CDS encoding DUF2173 family protein, which produces MSHSSDLLEQPGVIAAGLYSRKYLLREMEGPFSSDEGSKIAALCSVTTQIMEKQGLLLSRISGKHDWENYIGWIMWGNEISVVTVGESMCVVKNQNTSFNKLVSVMKEALDTVEVRQK; this is translated from the coding sequence ATGAGTCATTCATCCGATTTATTAGAGCAACCGGGCGTCATCGCCGCCGGTCTTTATTCTCGCAAATATTTATTGCGAGAAATGGAGGGGCCATTTTCGTCCGATGAGGGCAGCAAAATAGCAGCCTTGTGCTCGGTAACTACGCAAATCATGGAAAAACAAGGATTACTGCTTAGCCGCATATCAGGCAAACACGACTGGGAAAATTACATAGGCTGGATAATGTGGGGAAACGAAATCAGCGTAGTCACCGTTGGTGAAAGCATGTGCGTAGTAAAAAATCAAAATACTTCATTCAACAAGCTTGTTTCGGTCATGAAAGAAGCGCTTGATACTGTAGAAGTCAGACAAAAATAG
- the folD gene encoding bifunctional methylenetetrahydrofolate dehydrogenase/methenyltetrahydrofolate cyclohydrolase FolD, with protein MSAQLLDGKSLSEKIIAGIQSQVTKRDVAGLAIPALAVILVGSDPASSIYVRNKRNACIKAGVRSISYDLPATTTQADLLALIDELNREVGVHGILVQMPLPAQIDPETVIERIHPDKDVDGFHPYNIGRLAVRMPTLRSCTPYGVMRLLALAHDDLKGLNAVVVGSSNHVGRPMGLELLLAGCTVTTCHRFTKNLAEFVGQADILVVAVGRAELVKGAWIKPGATVIDVGINRLDDGSLCGDVEFAPAAERAAWITPVPGGVGPMTVAMLLENTLQAAQAADKRMA; from the coding sequence ATGTCAGCTCAACTCCTTGATGGAAAAAGTTTATCTGAAAAAATCATTGCAGGTATCCAGTCTCAGGTCACTAAACGGGATGTAGCTGGATTGGCTATTCCTGCTCTTGCAGTGATCCTGGTGGGTAGCGATCCCGCCTCAAGTATTTATGTTCGTAATAAACGTAACGCTTGTATCAAGGCTGGTGTCCGTTCTATTTCTTATGATTTGCCTGCTACAACTACACAAGCTGATTTATTGGCATTGATCGATGAGCTGAATAGAGAAGTTGGCGTGCATGGTATTTTGGTGCAAATGCCTTTGCCGGCCCAGATTGATCCTGAGACGGTGATCGAGCGTATTCATCCAGACAAGGACGTTGATGGCTTTCATCCATACAACATTGGCAGGCTGGCTGTACGTATGCCTACGTTGCGCTCCTGTACGCCTTATGGGGTGATGCGCCTGCTGGCATTGGCGCACGACGACCTGAAGGGCCTTAACGCGGTTGTGGTGGGGTCTTCCAACCATGTTGGCCGGCCTATGGGGTTGGAATTGCTGCTGGCGGGTTGTACAGTGACAACCTGTCACCGTTTTACTAAAAACTTGGCTGAGTTTGTAGGTCAGGCAGATATTCTGGTGGTTGCGGTAGGTCGTGCTGAATTAGTTAAGGGTGCATGGATCAAGCCCGGTGCTACGGTCATCGACGTGGGTATCAACCGTCTTGATGATGGTAGTTTGTGTGGGGACGTGGAATTTGCTCCTGCTGCTGAGCGTGCCGCATGGATTACGCCGGTTCCGGGTGGCGTTGGGCCAATGACGGTGGCTATGCTCTTGGAGAATACACTGCAGGCTGCGCAGGCGGCAGATAAGCGGATGGCCTGA
- the trhP gene encoding prephenate-dependent tRNA uridine(34) hydroxylase TrhP — translation MTTPELLAPAGTLEKMRYAFQFGADAVYAGQPRYSLRARNNEFQLEQLDTGIREAHAMGKKFFVASNLMPHNAKIKTYMADMTPIIAMKPDALIMADPGLIMMVREKWPEIPVHLSVQANTVNYATVKFWQSLGLTRVILSRELSFDEIEEIKQQCPEMELEVFVHGALCIAYSGRCLLSGYFNHRDPNQGTCTNSCRWDYKVHDTDEDATGDVQKIDLDFRAAMEQPSFADCGDQQRHPLADKVYLIEERDRPGVMMPIIEDDHGTYIMNSKDLRAVEHIERLVKIGVDSLKIEGRTKSAYYVARTAQVYRKAIDDAVAGRPFDPSLLSDLESLANRGYTDGFYERHHTQEYQNYMRGHSESDRSQYVGDVTGYDAKTGLADIAVKNKFVVGDRLEIIHPSGNRIIELAQIFNKRGEAIQEAPGSGHFVKIPMEANLEKALITRFLPA, via the coding sequence ATGACAACCCCTGAACTTCTTGCCCCCGCCGGCACACTGGAAAAAATGCGTTATGCATTCCAGTTCGGTGCAGATGCAGTCTATGCCGGCCAGCCACGCTATTCGCTGCGTGCTCGTAACAACGAATTCCAGTTAGAGCAACTGGACACAGGCATACGTGAAGCACATGCCATGGGCAAGAAATTCTTCGTCGCCAGTAACCTGATGCCGCACAATGCGAAAATCAAGACTTACATGGCAGATATGACACCGATTATCGCCATGAAGCCGGATGCGCTGATCATGGCAGATCCCGGCCTGATCATGATGGTGCGGGAAAAATGGCCGGAGATTCCGGTGCACCTTTCGGTACAGGCCAACACGGTAAACTATGCCACAGTAAAATTCTGGCAGTCACTGGGCCTGACCCGCGTCATCCTGTCGCGTGAGCTTTCGTTCGATGAAATCGAGGAAATCAAGCAGCAGTGTCCGGAAATGGAACTGGAGGTTTTTGTCCATGGCGCGCTGTGCATCGCCTATTCCGGGCGCTGCCTGCTGTCGGGCTACTTCAACCATCGCGATCCCAACCAGGGCACATGCACCAACTCCTGCCGCTGGGATTACAAGGTACACGACACTGACGAAGACGCTACCGGCGATGTGCAGAAAATCGATCTCGATTTCCGTGCTGCCATGGAACAGCCCAGCTTTGCCGATTGCGGTGATCAACAGCGCCACCCACTGGCCGATAAAGTGTATCTGATTGAGGAACGCGACCGTCCCGGCGTGATGATGCCCATCATCGAAGATGATCATGGCACCTACATCATGAATTCCAAAGACCTGCGTGCGGTAGAACACATCGAACGACTGGTCAAAATCGGCGTAGATTCGCTCAAAATCGAAGGCCGTACCAAATCAGCCTATTATGTTGCTCGCACCGCTCAGGTGTACCGCAAAGCAATTGACGATGCCGTAGCGGGCCGCCCGTTCGACCCATCATTGCTGTCTGACCTGGAAAGTCTCGCCAACCGCGGCTACACCGATGGTTTCTACGAACGTCATCATACTCAGGAATATCAGAACTACATGCGCGGCCACTCGGAGAGCGACCGCAGTCAGTATGTAGGCGATGTAACCGGCTACGATGCCAAGACAGGCTTGGCTGATATCGCAGTTAAGAATAAATTTGTAGTCGGCGACCGCCTGGAAATCATCCATCCATCCGGCAATCGCATAATAGAACTAGCCCAAATATTCAACAAACGGGGAGAAGCCATACAAGAAGCACCCGGCAGTGGCCACTTCGTTAAAATCCCGATGGAAGCCAATCTGGAAAAAGCGTTGATTACACGCTTCCTGCCAGCCTGA
- the purB gene encoding adenylosuccinate lyase: MSLSALTALSPLDGRYAAKVAPLRTHFSEFGLIHNRVTVEIEWLKALAAESAIAEVPAFSADTIAELNEVITNFSEADAESIKAIERTTNHDVKAVEYFLRERFASNPEIARVGEFIHFACTSEDINNLSHALMLKAAREQVMLPSLNSVIARLTEIAHEHAALPMLSRTHGQPASPTTLGKEMANVVYRLQRQANQIAAVPMLGKINGAVGNYNAHLSAYPEIDWEGFAQRFVESLGLTFNPYTIQIEPHDYMAELFDAISRVNTVLIDLNRDIWGYISVGYFKQKVKAGEIGSSTMPHKVNPIDFENAEGNLGLANALLRHLAEKLPISRWQRDLTDSTVLRNMGVALGYALLGFDSCLRGLNKLEANPQRLAEDLDNNWEVLAEPIQTVMRRFNVPNAYEQLKELTRGKSGINRDSLHVFISGLAIPDADKQRLLAMTPASYIGKAVELAQRKTY, encoded by the coding sequence ATGAGCCTGTCTGCCCTCACCGCCTTATCCCCTCTCGACGGCCGTTATGCCGCTAAAGTCGCGCCATTGCGCACCCATTTCAGTGAATTCGGGTTAATTCATAACCGCGTTACCGTCGAAATCGAGTGGCTTAAAGCCCTTGCTGCTGAGTCTGCGATTGCAGAAGTACCCGCTTTTTCAGCCGATACCATTGCCGAACTGAACGAGGTGATCACTAATTTCTCTGAAGCCGATGCCGAAAGCATCAAAGCCATCGAGCGCACCACCAATCACGACGTCAAGGCGGTGGAATATTTCCTGCGTGAACGTTTTGCCAGCAACCCTGAAATCGCCCGCGTCGGTGAATTCATCCATTTTGCCTGCACCTCGGAAGATATCAACAATCTGTCCCATGCGCTGATGCTCAAAGCTGCGCGTGAACAGGTAATGCTGCCATCGCTGAATAGCGTCATCGCACGCCTGACCGAAATCGCGCACGAGCACGCCGCATTGCCGATGTTGTCGCGCACCCATGGTCAGCCCGCTTCGCCAACCACGTTAGGCAAGGAAATGGCCAACGTGGTGTACCGTTTGCAGCGCCAGGCCAACCAGATCGCCGCCGTACCCATGCTGGGCAAGATCAATGGCGCTGTGGGTAACTATAATGCCCACCTGTCGGCTTACCCGGAAATTGACTGGGAAGGCTTTGCCCAGCGCTTTGTGGAAAGCCTGGGGCTGACCTTCAACCCCTACACCATCCAGATCGAGCCACACGACTACATGGCCGAGCTATTCGACGCCATCAGCCGCGTCAACACTGTGCTGATCGACTTGAACCGTGACATCTGGGGTTATATCTCGGTAGGTTATTTCAAGCAGAAAGTCAAAGCCGGCGAAATCGGCTCATCCACCATGCCACACAAGGTCAACCCGATTGACTTTGAGAATGCCGAAGGCAATCTGGGACTGGCCAACGCACTATTGCGCCACCTCGCTGAGAAGCTGCCGATCTCGCGCTGGCAGCGTGACCTGACCGACTCCACCGTGTTGCGTAACATGGGCGTGGCATTAGGCTATGCCCTGCTCGGATTTGATTCCTGCTTGCGCGGCCTCAACAAACTTGAAGCCAACCCGCAACGCCTGGCTGAAGATCTGGATAACAACTGGGAAGTATTGGCCGAGCCTATCCAGACCGTGATGCGTCGCTTTAATGTACCCAATGCCTATGAGCAGTTAAAAGAGCTGACCCGCGGCAAATCCGGCATCAACCGTGACAGCCTGCATGTATTTATCAGCGGACTGGCTATCCCTGATGCGGACAAGCAACGCCTGCTCGCCATGACGCCAGCCAGCTATATCGGCAAAGCGGTTGAACTCGCGCAACGCAAAACTTACTAA